From the genome of Sphingobacterium sp. UGAL515B_05:
GACTTTATGCAGTCCTTTTTCGGCGTAGGTGAATCTATTTTCATGAATAATCAATCCCAAATCAATGGATCCATCAAGTAAGGCTCCCTCAATATCCGAAAAAACAAGCTCTACTTTATTTTTTAATTCGGGGAATGCCAAGCTTAATAAAAAGTTAGCAGTTGTATATTTTCCTGGATAACCCACTTTCAGTTGATCGAATCCCTCCAGGCTTTCAGCTCTTTCTAATTTTTGCTGAAGTAATTTCGCTAATTTCGGATCCTTCGTAATCAGCATAGGCCCTACACCAAATCCTAAAGCACTACCTGCATCGAGCAGTTCATAATCTTCAACCGCGTAGGCAAAGGCATGATAGCTCAGTTTGGTGATGTCAAGATCGCCTTGAAAAGCTTTCAGGTTCAAGGTCTCCACATCTTGATATTCCACCTCAAAATCCAGTCCTTTGGTATCTATCTTATGATGAATCAATGCATCAAAAATAAATGTATCGTTTGGACATGGAGAAAATCCTAATGTTAATTTCATGTTGTACAAAATTTTTCCCATCCGTCAGATGGGATTTATGAATTTTAATCAAACCGTAATTCTATGCGTGATCAGGTAAAGTATCATTGCCAAAAAAGTACTGGCAATAATTCCTTTTCCGAGATGATCATTCCCCGATCGATACGCAAAACGCAAAAGCACTAAATTAACCAATACGGCTATGGTATAGATAGCCATGGGTTTCTCGGGTAAAAAATGAAGTTCAAGATCCGTAAAACGTACTAAAATATGAGCCAATACTGGAGATACAGTACCGATACCCAATCCTATCCAGAGCTTATTTTTCACGGTTATCGTCTCCCCTTGTATTTCCCAGATGATCAAAGCTCCATGAATTCAATTCTGGGATAGCGTGATGTGCCGTCATATCGAACTGTGTCGGAACGACAGATACATAACCATTGGCCAATGCAAAACTATCGGTATCTTCGCCCCTGTCCTGCAAGACAAATTTACCCGTTGTCCAATAATAATCGCGATTGTGTGGATCAATACGTTCATCAAATTCTTCTACCCAATGCCCGCCAGCCTGTCTACAAATTTTAATACCTTTAAAACCTGCTGTTTGCGGAAAATTAACATTCAGCAATGTGTTTTTAGGAAGACCATTCGCCAGCACCTGCTCGGCAATAGAAATCACGTAAGGTCTGCAATAGCTAAAATCCGCATCATGGGAAAAGTTATCGAGCGAAAAACCAACAGAAGGAATCCCTTCAATAGCCCCTTCTACCGCAGCAGACATCGTACCGGAATACAACACATTGATTGAATTGTTGAGCCCATGATTGATCCCCGAGACGCATATATCTGGCTTTTGTCCTTTAAAAACTTTATTCACCGCAAGTTTCACACAATCTACCGGTGTTCCTGAACACTGATACATTTCAACCCCTTCATATAAATTGATTTTATCCAAACGTAGCGGTCTACCAAGTGTAATGGCATGCCCCATTCCAGATTGCGCCGAATCAGGAGCAACGACAACTACATTTCCTATTTTCTGCATCTCCTCCAATAGCACCTTAATCCCCGGCGCTGTGATACCATCGTCATTAACAACTAAAATATTGGGCTTCATATGTAAATAATTTCTTTTTTAAAGGTCTTCAGGAATCCTCAGTGCTCTCCATCTGTGTGTATGCTTTTAGAATATGAGGATTTCTTCTTTACCATATACGAAGTTAGTAAATCTGAAACCGAGATGTAAATAATATTGACACAACAGGCAATTATTATCTGTAAAGGTCGCTCATTAGGACATGACAACGGCTTAAGCGACTGTGAAAACAGGGGTTCACACGAACAAAGGAAGCTGCAAATGATCGATGAGTTTAGATGCAGCAAACGGAAATAAGATGGTAACCAAGTTATATGATTTAACAGTGCTTGTTCAGTGCTTGTTCAGTGCTCGTTCAGTGCTTGCTCAGTAACGACTGAATAAATACCGATTATTCACTGTCTAAACATTGGTTAAATATTGTTATTAGGTATATTTTGGTAGGGGTATGATTTACCACCGATCACTACGACATCGTTTGCGTAAGATTGTGTCGTTATTGACAAATATTAGCCCTAAATTTAGCATTCAAACAGACAAACAAAGATAATAATTCAGTTATGAGCATTAATTTTGAATCCCGTTATGCAATAGGGCCAAAGGAATACAAAACTTTAGATACACAAGGGTTAAGGGAGAATTTTCTAATTGAAACAGTTTTTGAAGCAGACAAAATTAATTTTGTCTATACCCACTATGATCGCTATATGGCTGGTGGAGCAATGCCTGTAAGCTCAAAAATCAAATTAGATACCATTCCCGCATTATTAAAAGAACCTTACTTCCTTTCGAGAAGAGAGTTGGGTATTATCAATGTCGGTGGGAACGGTCAAGTTGAAGTTGACGGCATTACTTATGATCTCAATACCAAAGAAGCCCTTTATATCGGCCAGGGTGCTCAAGAGGTTTATTTTTCAAGCAAGGACGCCGCACAGCCCGCAAAATTCTATTTAAACTCCACTCCTGCACATTGCAGCTACCCAACTAAAAAGGTAACGAAAGAAGATGCAAATAAAATAGAATTGGGTTCATTGGAAACAGCTAACCACCGTACGATCAACCAGATGTTATTGAACAAAGTGGTACAAACCTGCCAATTACAGATGGGAATGACCGAGTTAAAACCGGGTTCTGTATGGAATACAATGCCATCCCATACCCACGATCGTCGTATGGAAGTCTATTTTTATTTTGAATTACCAGAGGGACAGGCGGTATCACATTTTATGGGACCCATCGATGAGACCCGCCATATCTGGATGCACAACGATCAGGCTGTAATTTCTCCACCATGGTCAATTCACTCCGGAGCTGGAACTTCCAATTATACCTTTATATGGGGGATGGCGGGTGAAAATTTAGATTATGACGATATGGACAAATGTGCCATCACAGAATTGAAGTAATATGAAAAAAACACTCGTATTAAGTTTAGCGCTAGGACTTTCAACACTTGCTTTTGCGCAGAACAACAAAACCATTACTGTAAACAACTCTTCCGCTAGCGCAAGAACAGAGTTGATCAGTATCCCTTATGCAACATTCGAGAAACACTTCGAGTTAAAAAACAGTGTATTTACGATTGTGGATAAGGATAAAAAGGAACTCGCCTATCAGCTTGAGAAACTTGGAAAACCAACGGCACAAAATATTTTAATCCAAATAACCGTTGCTCCTAAAAGTTCAACAACCTTTGGTGTTAATGGGAATAAACCTACAGCTATTGCTTCCAAGACCTATGCAAGATACGTCCCCGAACGCAAAGATGACTTTGCATGGGAAAACGATATTGCGGCTTTTAGAGCCTATGGAAAGGCTTTAGAAGGCAGCTCAGAAGATGCACAGGGCTTTGACTTCTGGGCAAAACGTAGCAATGACCTTGTTGTTGACGAATGGTATAAAACTGGGGATTATCATGCCGATCATGGCAAAGGCTTAGATTATTATTCCGTTGGACAAACCTTGGGCGTTGGCGATGCAACTCCGTTTATTGACGAACAGGTTGTTTACCATAAGCATTATCGCCAATACGAGGTATTGGACAATGGTCCGCTACGCTCCACATTCAAACTTATCTATGAACCGGAGAATGTAAAGGGTCAGCAGCTACAGGTTGAAAAGACCGTTTCCTTAGATGCTGGGAGTCAATTGAACAAAATAAGCTATTCTATCAAAAACGCAACCTCTGCCTCTACGCCAATTGTTGTGGGGATAGCTAAAAGAAAAGAGGAAAAACCTCAAATTCTAAATGATGTAAAGAATGGCATTTTAGCGTATTGGGAACCTGCAGAAGGAGATAAAATTACAGGAACTGCGGTTATTCTACCAAAAGTAAAATATGTATTCAAAGATAGTCCAAAACAATTTTTACTGGCAACCACCGTCAAAAATGATAAACCACTGGTTTATTTTGCGGGGGCTGCGTTCAATAAAGCGGGTAAAATAGGTAGTTTTGAGCAATGGCAATCTTATGTAAAAACATTTAAAAATAATTTAGATCAACCATTAACAATAAAATATTCAAAATAATGTCCATACTGCAATCTTTTGACTTAAGTGGGAAAGTAGCCTTGGTAACAGGCTGCAAAAGAGGAATTGGCAAGGCAATTGCCGAAGCATTGGCTGAAGCCGGAGCAGATATTATCGGCGTTTCAGCGTCATTGGAAACTGAAGGCTCTGCAGTAGAAAAATCCGTAAAAGCATTAGGCAAAAATTTCTATGCCTATCAGTGTGATTTCTCTAAACGGACAGAACTTTACAAATTTATCGAAAAAGTAAAATCAGCGCATCCGACGATTGACATTCTGTTTAACAATGCCGGAAATATCCTTCGTAAACCTGCTGCCGAGCATCCAGATGAATATTGGGATGAAATTATCGAGATCAATCAAAATGCGCAATTTATATTAACACGTGAAATTGGAAAGGACATGATTTCACGTGGAACTGGAAAGATCGTATTTACAGCATCTTTGTTAACTTTCCAAGGTGGTATCAATGTTCCGGGATATGCCGCTTCAAAAGGTGCTGTAGGATCTATGGTAAAGGCTTTTGCGAATGAGTGGGCTTCCAAAGGTGTCAACGTAAACGGATTTGCTCCAGGATATATCGCCACGGATAATACCGAAGCACTTAGGGACGACCCTGAACGCTCTAAGTCCATTTTGGACCGTATACCTGCAGGTCGCTGGGGAACTCCAGAAGATTTTAAGGGGCCAGCCGTATTCCTCGCTTCAAAAGCTTCTGACTATGTACATGGAACCATCCTTACCGTGGATGGTGGTTGGATGGGAAGATAATAATCAACCTTTACGATAAGTTTGTTTTAAGAGTCTTTATCCGAAGGGGTAAAGACTTTTTTTACAATTCTAAACCCCAAATTACTAAAAGATGCATTGGGACTAACTGCACCTATATATATCGTATTAAAAGCAGCACAGCTATTTTTACTACACCACCAGGAGCCTCCTCGGGCATGGGCAATAGAGCGATCACCATCTCTTTCAAGCTTTCCGGTGCAAAATTCAAAGACATTTCCAAAGATGTCATAAAGCCCCCATGGATTGGGTTTGAATTTTCCAACAGGAGAAGTATACAGATAGCCATCAGAATAATCCGCTTTCAAATGATCTTTTCCATGCCATACATTTGCATATTCACCCATATTCTCTTTACTGAAACCTGCAAAATAATAGCCTTCGCTACCCGCTCTGGCCGCCACCTCCCATTCGTCAAAAGAGGGTAATCTACAGTTTGCCCAGGTACAATATGCCAGCGCATCCTTATAGGAGATACAGGTAACAGGATGATCCATCTTAGCCTCAATGCCGCCACGACTTACCCCATTCGGAAAGCGCCAATAGGCTGTACTATCCTGTAGCCAACGAAACTCTGCCAAGCCAGGCTCAAAGACCATGGCATTGTGATAGCGTTCTGCTAATGTTTTATAGCCTGTTGCTTGAACGAATTTCTCAAATTCAGCATTCGTTAGCTCAAACTTAGCGATCCAAAACGATTCAACTTTTACAACTCTTTTGGGATTGTCTAGACTACCTGTATCACCCAAAGGATAGTCTCCGGCCGGAATCTGGATATAGTTTCCAGCTTGGGCTTCACATTGAAGATGTAAAACAATCAATCCTATTAAATAGAGTAACTTCCTCATTCTCCTTGCCGTTTGTTATAATACAAATTTGAAGTTTCGAATACTAAAAATCCAACTGCGCTACTTGCTTTTTTTCTCTTCGTAATATTTTAGCGCCCGACTAAAGATCAGCGCCTCATTTTCTTTATTGTAATTTAGATAGGAGTAATAATTGCTATTTTCTCCATATAACTTTTTAAAAGACGTAGACTTTATAAATTCACTATATTCACCACGTTTCATCAGCAACATCAATAAGGTCAGGGCATCTTTGTCTTTCGGTGTCTTCTTGGCATAATCAATAATAAAAGGAATCATTTGCCAGCCGTTGAGCTCCACTAGGGCATGCTTATAATTTACCCCCATCCGTTTGCTTCGGATAACAGATTCCTGGATAAGTTTGATTACTGAATCCCTATTCTCCTGCAAAAAATCGGTCTGTCTTTGCGACCAGGACGACTCATTAAAACCGTCCAATAAGGTGCCAAAGATTTTTTTGTCGATCTGCGTTTGGTATTCAGGTATAGCGCAATTCTGTGCATATAATTCTGCGTGAATCATGGTATAGGTAAACTTTTCGCGCAGGGACAGCTTTTTGAAATCAGTAGCCGAAATTGCATTTGTTCCAGCATCGGTCGTTTCTTTATCTTCTTCGGGGATTATTTTTGCGATTAACGCCTTTACTTTGTCCAAACCATAGGGCGGGATGGTCATTTTGTTCCGCATTTCGATAGCAGCAGGATCCATAAAAAGACTCTCGTCATCCTCCGAATTCGTTTGTGCAAAAACACCTGCCCAACACAGGAAAGAAATAAAAAATAAAAGTCCCCTTTTCATATCGTATGATTTAATATCTTTTAAAAATAAAGAAATTACTGCTACAAAAATTATTCCTCTTTATTATATAGAACTCCCTTTCGCCCCGATCTGCCTTTTCCTAATTGCAATGATTTCTACATACAATAATTCCTTTTTGTAATGAATACCCTCTGCTCCTAACAAAAATCCCCAGATTTAATAAAACCCAGGGATACTATATTTCTTTTACTTTTGTCGATATCAAGAATATAAACCTTTCTTATCGATAAACTCTATCACCTTTTGCGGTACAAAAAATTGAATATTTTTATTTTCCTTGATTGCCTTTCGCAAAAAGGTAGAAGACAATTCCATCAGTGGTGTAGCTGTAATGGTGATTGAAGGATGATCCTTAAGCTTTCCACCATCATATCCAGGACGTGGGTAGACATAAATCTGGTAGTCACGTAAGATAATATCCGCATTTTTCCATTTTTCCAAAGATTCCAAACTATCTTCTCCCATGAGGAGCACAAATTCACGATTGGGATATTTTGCTTTTAAATGAGTGAGTGTATCTATCGTATATGACGGTATTGGTAAATGGAATTCAATATCTGTTACCCGCAGGTGTTCAGCACCTTCCAAAGCCAGATTTAACATCTCCAGACGATCATAGGGATCTGCCAATGTAGATTTCTTCTTAAATGGATTTTGAGGAGAGACCACAAACCAAACTTCATCCAATTCAGTGAAACTGGCCATATAATTAGCGATGATCAGGTGCCCTATGTGCACCGGATTAAAAGAACCAAAATACAAACCAATTTTTCGCATGGACTTATTTATTGATAAATCCCATAACAATTTCTTCAGCTTCGGCACATGCAGTAGCTAAATCAAAGTTATTCAATATGACATCAAATTTATTGGCATAGGTAAGTTCCAGTTCAGCTTTGGCAAAACGTTCTTTCAATTTTTCTTCTGAATCCGTTCCACGCCCTGTCAAACGCTCCTTAAGCACCTCCAATGATGGTGGCTGTACGAAAATAGAAATTGCCTGTTCTGGGAATTTTGATTTCAAACGTAGTCCACCAACCACATCGATATCAAAAATAACATGTTTACCTTCTTTCCAAATACGTTCAATTTCTGAACGCAACGTACCGTAAAATGTTCCTGAATATACTTCTTCAAACTCGATGAACTCCTGTTTAGCGACCTTATGTAGAAACTCCTCCTTTGACATAAAATAATAATCTTTTCCGTCTACTTCCTGTCCTCTAGGGTCACGTGTACTCGCCGAAATGGAAAACTCTATTTTATCGCCATGTTTGCTTAAAAGATCTCTTACTATGGTTGTTTTACCCGCTCCTGATGGGGCCGAGAATATAATTAATTTACCGCTCATCCTTATAATACGTTGAGCAATTGCTCTTTTATTTTTTCTAATTCTTCTTTCATTCTAATCACAATCTGTTGGATTCCGGCATGATTGGCTTTAGAACCAAGGGTATTGATTTCTCTACCCATTTCTTGTGAGATAAAACCTAATTTTTTACCATTTGAATCGGCTGAATCAAACGCTTTTAAAAAGTAGTTGCAATGGGCGCGCAATCTCACTTTCTCCTCAGTCACATCCAATTTGTCGATGTAGTAAACCAGTTCCTGCTCAAATCGATTTTGATCGACATTTTCTTTACCAACCGTATCATTCAAAAATTGCTCGATACGCTGTCTGATCAAAGGTATACGTTCTACTTCCAAAGCCTCTACCTCAGCAAGGTAAACTAAAATAAGCTCAGCCCGCTTTTTTAAGTCTCCAGCAAGTACAGTTCCCTCATCTTCACGAAATGTATTAAAACGTTTGACAGCATTATAAAAAGCATCCATCAATACCTTAGACTCCTCATCATCAACCGAATCATCATTGTTCGTGATTACCTCAGGCATATTTAATGCGAGTTCAAACAGGTTGACATTCGTATCGTTGAGCTCTACAGCAATCTGCTGCAATTGACTATAATATTTTTTGAGTAAATCAGCATTAATGGAAGACGCCTTCGCAGTTTGATCCGTGTATTCAACCGTTACATTCATGTTAACTTTACCACGTTCAATAAGTTTGCTGCTTTCAGTACGCAGGGTTAATTCTTTGTCCGAAACAACTTTGGGCAAACGAAGATTTAATTCAAGGAATTTTGAATTTAAGGACTTTATTTCGACACTATATTTAACTTTACCGTTATCAGCGGAGGCTGTGCCATATCCTGTCATGGATTTTATCATATGCAAAGGTATGACTTTTCAGTAAAAATTAAATACACTGTATCGATTAATTGCTGATACTCGCCAAATTACCTTTCTTTTTATTTTACCAATCGTGTTTGGCGATGATAACTACTAAGTAACTTTCATAAGGTTTGGCACCTTTGCATTCAACATAACCAATCCCAATATCATAGAGCGAAGCGTTCCACTGATCCATGCCCAATAAATGGGTACGATGATGATAACCCGGAGCTTCCTTTCCGATAATCAAGGCCTTAATGCCAGCGGTAGCACTGGATCGGTTGGCCGCAATGGACTCAAAATTGTTTGCATTTCGTTTGGACAGCCATGCCGGATTAAGCTGATATCCTGCCTCGTCAATGAAATAATTAGGTCCATAGCCCTCAGGTGAGACATGGTCAAAATAAGAACGTTTAGCCATATCTTTTGCACGATAAACCGCAACCTCGGCCAACTGTTTATTCCAATTGAGCTTGGTTCGTTTAATCTTCTGTAGATTAAAAAGCTTCAGTTCCTTCTTATACTTTTCGGGATTTGTACGAATTTTGTTCAATAGCTCATAGGCCTCGATGGCTTGACCATGATCAACAACCACACGTTGGGCGAAAATAGACTGTGTAAAAAGCAGGGTAAATGCTAAAACCAAATAGTTCATACGTAAAAAATCTCTTCTTCAATGACCTTACGAAATATCCAGACGATCTTGCCCACTTAACTCAATTTTATCGCCTCCAAACTACATTTGGGCAGAGTGCCTGTACTTTTTCAATAGGAATATTTCGTATCAATCCTTTAACCCTAAAAGACGATATTTAGTATGCAGCGTTTAATCTTTTTTTGATTTATTTGCAGTCAGAAACTGTATAAGCATGGGTATTAGGCTAATAAAGATAACGGCCAAAATAACAAGGGAGAAATTATGCTTAAAGAATGGCAGCTGTCCAAAAAAATAACCTGCAAGCATAAACAATGAAACCCATACTACACCGCCAACTATATTATATTTTCCGAAGACCCTCTAGGGCATTTTACCAATACCGGCTACAAATGGCGCAAAAGTTCGAACAATGGGCACAAATCGCGCATAAATAATGGTTTTTGTTCCATGTTTTGCATAAAAATCCTGTGTTCTTTGTAAGTAAGTCGGCTTAAATATCCTTGATCCCGGCTTAAAAACATGGATTCCAACATATTTGCCAATTTCATAATTCACAAAATCCCCGGAAATAGCAGCAAAAACTAAGATGACTATAAATAGTAGCAAAGAAAGCTGACAGTCAGGATGCGCAATTATCGCACCCAAGGCAAACAAAACTGAGTCACCAGGAAGGAATGGTGTAACAACAAATCCTGTTTCCGCAAAGATGATTAAAAACAAAATCAGATAAGTCCAGTTTTCATAACTATTGATCAGTTGCAAAAGATGCTGATCGATATGCACTATAAAATCAATAAACTGTGAAATGATTTCCATTTTTTTGATCTATAAAAAAAGGGAATCTTATTGGACTCCCTTTTTAGTTTTTATCTTTTCTTTAATAAGCTCGAAGATTATTGGTAATATCGATATAAAAATAATGACCAATACGACCT
Proteins encoded in this window:
- the surE gene encoding 5'/3'-nucleotidase SurE yields the protein MKPNILVVNDDGITAPGIKVLLEEMQKIGNVVVVAPDSAQSGMGHAITLGRPLRLDKINLYEGVEMYQCSGTPVDCVKLAVNKVFKGQKPDICVSGINHGLNNSINVLYSGTMSAAVEGAIEGIPSVGFSLDNFSHDADFSYCRPYVISIAEQVLANGLPKNTLLNVNFPQTAGFKGIKICRQAGGHWVEEFDERIDPHNRDYYWTTGKFVLQDRGEDTDSFALANGYVSVVPTQFDMTAHHAIPELNSWSFDHLGNTRGDDNREK
- a CDS encoding menaquinone biosynthesis family protein encodes the protein MKLTLGFSPCPNDTFIFDALIHHKIDTKGLDFEVEYQDVETLNLKAFQGDLDITKLSYHAFAYAVEDYELLDAGSALGFGVGPMLITKDPKLAKLLQQKLERAESLEGFDQLKVGYPGKYTTANFLLSLAFPELKNKVELVFSDIEGALLDGSIDLGLIIHENRFTYAEKGLHKVVDLGEYWEKTTKFPIPLGGIVVKRSLPQEVKDTLNTILKESVEFAFANPKSGLEFIRAHAQEMSEEVMYKHIELYVNKYSVELGLEGRDAITKMFEKAQELGFIPQSDQKLFLS
- a CDS encoding SDR family oxidoreductase, coding for MLQSFDLSGKVALVTGCKRGIGKAIAEALAEAGADIIGVSASLETEGSAVEKSVKALGKNFYAYQCDFSKRTELYKFIEKVKSAHPTIDILFNNAGNILRKPAAEHPDEYWDEIIEINQNAQFILTREIGKDMISRGTGKIVFTASLLTFQGGINVPGYAASKGAVGSMVKAFANEWASKGVNVNGFAPGYIATDNTEALRDDPERSKSILDRIPAGRWGTPEDFKGPAVFLASKASDYVHGTILTVDGGWMGR
- a CDS encoding formylglycine-generating enzyme family protein, with product MRKLLYLIGLIVLHLQCEAQAGNYIQIPAGDYPLGDTGSLDNPKRVVKVESFWIAKFELTNAEFEKFVQATGYKTLAERYHNAMVFEPGLAEFRWLQDSTAYWRFPNGVSRGGIEAKMDHPVTCISYKDALAYCTWANCRLPSFDEWEVAARAGSEGYYFAGFSKENMGEYANVWHGKDHLKADYSDGYLYTSPVGKFKPNPWGLYDIFGNVFEFCTGKLERDGDRSIAHARGGSWWCSKNSCAAFNTIYIGAVSPNASFSNLGFRIVKKVFTPSDKDS
- the kduI gene encoding 5-dehydro-4-deoxy-D-glucuronate isomerase; its protein translation is MSINFESRYAIGPKEYKTLDTQGLRENFLIETVFEADKINFVYTHYDRYMAGGAMPVSSKIKLDTIPALLKEPYFLSRRELGIINVGGNGQVEVDGITYDLNTKEALYIGQGAQEVYFSSKDAAQPAKFYLNSTPAHCSYPTKKVTKEDANKIELGSLETANHRTINQMLLNKVVQTCQLQMGMTELKPGSVWNTMPSHTHDRRMEVYFYFELPEGQAVSHFMGPIDETRHIWMHNDQAVISPPWSIHSGAGTSNYTFIWGMAGENLDYDDMDKCAITELK
- the gmk gene encoding guanylate kinase produces the protein MSGKLIIFSAPSGAGKTTIVRDLLSKHGDKIEFSISASTRDPRGQEVDGKDYYFMSKEEFLHKVAKQEFIEFEEVYSGTFYGTLRSEIERIWKEGKHVIFDIDVVGGLRLKSKFPEQAISIFVQPPSLEVLKERLTGRGTDSEEKLKERFAKAELELTYANKFDVILNNFDLATACAEAEEIVMGFINK
- a CDS encoding VTT domain-containing protein, translating into MEIISQFIDFIVHIDQHLLQLINSYENWTYLILFLIIFAETGFVVTPFLPGDSVLFALGAIIAHPDCQLSLLLFIVILVFAAISGDFVNYEIGKYVGIHVFKPGSRIFKPTYLQRTQDFYAKHGTKTIIYARFVPIVRTFAPFVAGIGKMP
- a CDS encoding CAP domain-containing protein; protein product: MNYLVLAFTLLFTQSIFAQRVVVDHGQAIEAYELLNKIRTNPEKYKKELKLFNLQKIKRTKLNWNKQLAEVAVYRAKDMAKRSYFDHVSPEGYGPNYFIDEAGYQLNPAWLSKRNANNFESIAANRSSATAGIKALIIGKEAPGYHHRTHLLGMDQWNASLYDIGIGYVECKGAKPYESYLVVIIAKHDW
- the nadD gene encoding nicotinate (nicotinamide) nucleotide adenylyltransferase, encoding MRKIGLYFGSFNPVHIGHLIIANYMASFTELDEVWFVVSPQNPFKKKSTLADPYDRLEMLNLALEGAEHLRVTDIEFHLPIPSYTIDTLTHLKAKYPNREFVLLMGEDSLESLEKWKNADIILRDYQIYVYPRPGYDGGKLKDHPSITITATPLMELSSTFLRKAIKENKNIQFFVPQKVIEFIDKKGLYS
- a CDS encoding YicC/YloC family endoribonuclease produces the protein MIKSMTGYGTASADNGKVKYSVEIKSLNSKFLELNLRLPKVVSDKELTLRTESSKLIERGKVNMNVTVEYTDQTAKASSINADLLKKYYSQLQQIAVELNDTNVNLFELALNMPEVITNNDDSVDDEESKVLMDAFYNAVKRFNTFREDEGTVLAGDLKKRAELILVYLAEVEALEVERIPLIRQRIEQFLNDTVGKENVDQNRFEQELVYYIDKLDVTEEKVRLRAHCNYFLKAFDSADSNGKKLGFISQEMGREINTLGSKANHAGIQQIVIRMKEELEKIKEQLLNVL
- a CDS encoding DUF4861 family protein, producing the protein MKKTLVLSLALGLSTLAFAQNNKTITVNNSSASARTELISIPYATFEKHFELKNSVFTIVDKDKKELAYQLEKLGKPTAQNILIQITVAPKSSTTFGVNGNKPTAIASKTYARYVPERKDDFAWENDIAAFRAYGKALEGSSEDAQGFDFWAKRSNDLVVDEWYKTGDYHADHGKGLDYYSVGQTLGVGDATPFIDEQVVYHKHYRQYEVLDNGPLRSTFKLIYEPENVKGQQLQVEKTVSLDAGSQLNKISYSIKNATSASTPIVVGIAKRKEEKPQILNDVKNGILAYWEPAEGDKITGTAVILPKVKYVFKDSPKQFLLATTVKNDKPLVYFAGAAFNKAGKIGSFEQWQSYVKTFKNNLDQPLTIKYSK